A single genomic interval of Chryseobacterium paludis harbors:
- the kduI gene encoding 5-dehydro-4-deoxy-D-glucuronate isomerase — MTQSEFRYAHHPEDVKKYTTEDLRREFLIDDLFNEDQIKLVYSMYDRLIVGGILPLSKSLKLEPTDDLKAEYFLDRRELGIINVGGTGKVTVDGEVYELMNKEALYVGKGAKEVVFEKSGDEQPYFYINSAPAHHSYMTRKITKSEAEIVELGEEKYANRRTINKLIVNSVLQTCQLQMGMTELHAGSVWNTMPAHTHTRRMEAYFYFDLQEDQSISHFMGQPDETRHIFMKNRQAVLSPEWSIHSGVGTSNYTFIWGMAGENMDYGDMDGIKTNELK; from the coding sequence ATGACGCAATCAGAATTTCGATATGCCCACCATCCTGAAGATGTTAAAAAGTACACAACTGAAGATTTAAGGAGGGAGTTTTTAATCGATGATTTATTTAATGAAGATCAGATAAAATTAGTCTATTCTATGTATGACAGACTGATTGTAGGTGGAATACTACCTTTATCGAAGTCCTTAAAACTTGAGCCAACAGATGATTTGAAAGCAGAATATTTTCTTGACAGAAGAGAGTTAGGAATTATCAATGTTGGCGGAACAGGAAAAGTAACAGTAGATGGTGAGGTATATGAGCTTATGAATAAAGAAGCCTTGTATGTTGGGAAAGGGGCAAAAGAAGTGGTTTTTGAAAAATCGGGTGATGAACAACCTTATTTTTATATCAACTCTGCTCCCGCACATCATTCGTATATGACAAGAAAAATAACGAAGAGCGAGGCTGAGATTGTGGAACTAGGGGAGGAAAAATATGCTAACAGACGTACGATAAACAAACTGATTGTTAATAGCGTCCTTCAAACATGTCAGCTTCAAATGGGAATGACTGAACTTCACGCTGGAAGTGTTTGGAATACAATGCCTGCACATACTCATACCAGAAGAATGGAAGCATATTTCTATTTCGATCTGCAGGAAGATCAAAGCATAAGTCATTTCATGGGGCAACCTGATGAGACACGTCATATTTTTATGAAAAACCGTCAGGCTGTTTTATCCCCGGAATGGTCTATTCATTCTGGAGTTGGAACTTCTAATTATACTTTTATCTGGGGTATGGCAGGTGAGAATATGGACTATGGCGATATGGATGGTATCAAAACTAATGAACTAAAGTAA
- a CDS encoding pectate lyase family protein, producing MKKHLTKILTIGIVCSIQILVDAQNVLSFPGAEGFGQYTTGGRGGKVYFVTKTTDDGSDGTLRYALNQKGPKYIVFKTGGTIYLQSPLRIKEGNVTIAGQTAPGDGITIANYETFVAADNVIIRYMRFRMGDQKKFEGDAFGARFIKNLIVDHCSMSWSTDETVSIYVNEKTTLQWCLIAESLRNSVHQKGAHGYGGIAGGKFASFHHNIYAHHDSRNPRLGEYAGSKFALTDLTDFRNNVIYNWGHNNIYGGEGMNVNLINNYYKPGPATMTRQRITAIDKNEKPQTEVYNIWGKYYINGNVMEGNPEITKDNWTEGVFAQMKPTYNLTDKDKNSIKINQPHDIENNIKTHSAKEAYEKTLQFGGASLVRDAIDRHVLQDIKNGSFTYKGSKGSTNGIIDSQTDVGGFPDLKPGKYLSDSDNDGMPDEWEIKNKINPKIANANGRDLDKNYDNIEIYMNDIVQKITEGQN from the coding sequence ATGAAAAAGCATTTAACAAAAATATTGACGATAGGAATTGTATGTAGTATTCAGATTTTAGTTGATGCTCAAAATGTATTGAGTTTCCCCGGAGCAGAAGGTTTCGGACAATATACAACTGGGGGTCGTGGTGGAAAAGTATATTTTGTGACTAAGACGACTGATGACGGATCAGATGGAACTTTGCGATATGCATTGAATCAGAAAGGTCCAAAATATATTGTTTTTAAAACCGGAGGAACCATTTATCTTCAATCTCCACTCAGAATAAAAGAAGGTAATGTTACTATTGCAGGACAAACGGCTCCCGGAGATGGAATTACTATAGCCAATTATGAAACTTTTGTAGCTGCAGACAATGTCATTATACGGTACATGAGATTCAGGATGGGTGATCAGAAGAAATTTGAAGGAGATGCTTTTGGAGCAAGATTCATAAAGAATCTAATCGTAGATCACTGCTCGATGAGCTGGTCAACGGATGAGACAGTTTCCATTTACGTCAACGAAAAGACAACACTCCAATGGTGTTTGATCGCAGAAAGCCTAAGAAACTCTGTTCATCAGAAAGGCGCACATGGATATGGTGGAATTGCAGGAGGAAAATTCGCTTCTTTTCATCACAATATTTATGCACATCATGATAGCAGAAATCCAAGATTAGGAGAATATGCCGGAAGTAAATTTGCGCTAACGGATCTTACAGATTTCAGAAATAATGTTATTTACAATTGGGGTCACAACAATATCTATGGTGGTGAAGGAATGAACGTGAATCTCATCAATAATTACTACAAACCCGGTCCTGCTACAATGACCAGGCAACGAATTACTGCCATCGATAAAAACGAGAAACCGCAGACCGAAGTTTATAACATCTGGGGAAAATACTACATCAATGGAAATGTAATGGAAGGGAATCCAGAAATTACCAAAGACAATTGGACCGAAGGCGTTTTTGCCCAAATGAAACCTACTTACAATTTAACGGATAAAGATAAAAATTCAATTAAAATCAATCAGCCACACGATATTGAGAATAATATAAAAACCCATTCTGCAAAAGAAGCTTACGAAAAAACACTGCAGTTTGGAGGAGCGAGTTTAGTTAGAGATGCCATTGATCGTCATGTTTTGCAAGATATAAAAAATGGAAGTTTTACTTATAAGGGTTCAAAAGGAAGTACTAACGGTATTATTGATTCTCAAACCGATGTGGGTGGGTTTCCAGATCTAAAACCCGGAAAATATTTATCAGATTCAGACAATGATGGAATGCCTGATGAATGGGAAATTAAAAATAAAATAAATCCTAAAATTGCCAATGCCAATGGACGGGATTTAGATAAAAATTACGATAATATTGAAATTTACATGAATGATATTGTACAAAAAATAACCGAAGGACAAAACTAA
- a CDS encoding RagB/SusD family nutrient uptake outer membrane protein, with product MKKTILILSCVVASLTFNSCDDFLDAENLSSVSEAQQFDSTADTFTALVGAYSQLAGDDGYGQRLALIYPHSSDDFRTSGDYNCNDRRGIATFGACTTNSELNKPFLKLYSGIERANLCIKNIPLSPVYKTGSVAEKKQMDRYLGEALTLRAQFYYDLIKNWGDVPFQDKPSADMESIYLAKTDRDVIYERIIDDLAKAGNLVPWRSEEGTNSARISKGAVKGLRARIALARAGYSLRRNPQQMAQGSNPQKYYQIAYDECRDIMNHTGEHSLNPSYQAVFKALHNNTQDATNEVIFAVGAFGGNARTDSKIGYYNGLKHDDNSSWKGGGGINALPVYFYEFSKYDLRRDMNVGIFKVNNSNQAELVTAISFTDSKYRKSWTNVTGPSQNLAIDWPMIRFSDVLLMFAEADNEIHGAPSQEALNALKLVRNRAYAGNLDQVGAIPTDKAGFFNAIVKERLLELGCEGIRKYDLIRWNLLDAKITETRQKLTDFMNGTGAYANVPLNMYYKKSPYDPTKTAQQNITDIDIYSTVSDKSEVFYIPSQDATPAGYTKIAWRASVLQTYISDPVKGFAQYFQPNKRELLPIYSDIIQSNYNLTQDYGY from the coding sequence ATGAAAAAAACAATATTAATTTTAAGTTGTGTCGTTGCCTCACTTACTTTTAATTCATGCGACGATTTTCTGGATGCCGAAAACCTCTCAAGTGTATCTGAAGCGCAACAGTTTGACAGTACTGCAGATACATTCACTGCTTTGGTTGGAGCGTATAGTCAATTAGCAGGTGATGATGGTTATGGGCAGAGATTAGCACTAATTTATCCTCATTCCAGTGATGATTTCCGAACATCGGGAGACTATAACTGTAATGACAGAAGAGGGATTGCTACATTTGGAGCATGTACCACAAATTCAGAACTTAATAAACCATTCTTAAAATTATACTCAGGAATAGAGCGTGCTAATCTTTGTATTAAAAACATTCCCTTATCTCCTGTTTATAAAACAGGATCAGTTGCCGAGAAAAAACAAATGGATCGTTATCTTGGCGAAGCTCTCACTCTCAGAGCACAGTTCTACTATGACCTGATCAAAAACTGGGGTGATGTTCCTTTCCAGGATAAGCCTTCTGCAGATATGGAAAGTATTTATCTTGCAAAGACTGATAGAGATGTTATATATGAAAGAATCATTGATGACCTTGCCAAAGCAGGTAATTTAGTACCATGGAGATCCGAAGAAGGTACAAATTCAGCAAGAATTTCTAAGGGAGCTGTAAAAGGTCTTAGAGCAAGAATTGCGCTGGCAAGGGCCGGATATTCTTTAAGAAGAAATCCCCAGCAGATGGCACAAGGTTCTAACCCTCAAAAATACTATCAGATTGCTTATGATGAGTGTAGAGATATTATGAACCATACGGGAGAACATAGTTTAAACCCAAGCTATCAAGCTGTTTTCAAAGCTCTACACAATAACACTCAGGATGCTACCAATGAAGTAATCTTCGCTGTTGGGGCATTTGGAGGTAACGCGAGAACAGATAGTAAAATTGGATACTATAATGGTTTGAAGCATGATGATAATTCCTCATGGAAAGGTGGCGGCGGGATCAACGCCCTTCCCGTATACTTCTACGAATTCAGTAAATATGATTTAAGAAGGGATATGAATGTGGGAATTTTTAAAGTAAATAACTCCAACCAGGCAGAATTGGTAACAGCAATTTCGTTTACGGATTCAAAATACAGAAAGTCATGGACTAACGTGACCGGCCCTTCTCAAAATTTAGCTATAGACTGGCCTATGATCCGTTTTTCAGATGTATTATTAATGTTTGCTGAGGCAGACAATGAAATTCACGGCGCTCCTTCACAAGAAGCTCTAAATGCTTTAAAGCTGGTTAGAAACAGAGCCTATGCAGGGAACTTAGATCAGGTGGGAGCTATACCTACCGATAAAGCAGGATTTTTTAATGCTATTGTAAAAGAAAGATTATTGGAATTGGGTTGTGAAGGAATCAGAAAGTATGATCTCATCCGCTGGAATCTTTTAGATGCTAAAATTACGGAGACCAGACAGAAACTTACTGACTTTATGAATGGAACCGGAGCTTATGCTAATGTTCCTTTAAACATGTATTATAAGAAATCTCCTTATGATCCTACCAAAACGGCTCAGCAAAATATCACTGATATTGATATTTATTCTACAGTATCGGATAAATCAGAAGTTTTTTACATTCCTTCACAGGATGCAACTCCTGCAGGATATACAAAAATTGCATGGAGAGCTTCCGTTCTGCAGACTTATATAAGTGATCCCGTAAAAGGTTTTGCGCAGTATTTCCAACCTAATAAAAGAGAACTACTGCCTATCTACAGTGATATCATTCAATCAAACTACAATCTTACCCAGGATTATGGGTACTAG
- a CDS encoding glycoside hydrolase family 88/105 protein, which translates to MNFINQKIKIYAVAILGSGMFLACAQTKTTPALKSSNAASQSGKVVPTNLNWSERMLLSEMNRFPESWMLDFSKSPKWTYPSAIVLDGAEKLYQKTGKKEYYNYVSSFGEKLIKEDGSILTYEREKYNIDLLNSGNVLLYLYEKEKKEKYLKALQMLRSQIDGQPRTKEGGFWHKKIYPNQMWLDGLYMGQPFYAHYTKDFVNGEEAIKAYDDIINQFDLIQKNLLDKKTGLLYHAWDESREQKWADKQTGQSPNFWGRAMGWYGMAMVDVLDFLPKYHPGRAKLISYLKSYSDAVIKVQDKDSGLWYQVLDKSGEKGNYTEATASSMFVYTMIKSVNNGYLPKSYKKAAQKGYNGIIKNLISVDENGIVNLNKCCAVAGLGGTPYRDGSYEYYVNEEIRSNDAKGTGPFILASLEFENSKN; encoded by the coding sequence ATGAATTTTATTAATCAAAAGATAAAAATATATGCAGTTGCAATTTTAGGCTCAGGAATGTTCCTGGCCTGTGCTCAAACAAAAACGACACCAGCCTTAAAATCATCAAATGCAGCTTCACAGTCTGGAAAAGTTGTTCCAACAAATTTGAATTGGTCTGAAAGAATGTTACTTTCTGAAATGAACCGTTTTCCAGAGTCCTGGATGCTCGATTTCAGCAAAAGTCCAAAATGGACCTATCCTTCAGCAATAGTTTTAGACGGCGCTGAAAAACTGTACCAAAAAACAGGCAAAAAAGAATATTACAATTATGTAAGCAGCTTTGGTGAAAAGTTGATAAAAGAAGATGGCAGCATCCTTACTTATGAACGGGAAAAATATAATATCGATCTTCTGAATAGTGGAAATGTACTTCTTTATCTTTATGAAAAAGAGAAAAAAGAAAAGTATCTAAAAGCCTTGCAGATGCTTCGTTCCCAAATCGACGGACAACCACGAACTAAAGAAGGCGGTTTCTGGCATAAAAAAATCTATCCGAACCAGATGTGGCTCGATGGTTTGTATATGGGTCAACCGTTTTATGCACATTATACCAAAGATTTTGTGAACGGTGAAGAGGCTATAAAAGCTTATGACGATATTATAAACCAATTTGATCTTATTCAGAAAAACCTTCTGGACAAAAAAACAGGTCTGCTTTATCACGCCTGGGATGAAAGTCGCGAACAGAAATGGGCAGATAAACAAACCGGCCAATCACCTAATTTCTGGGGAAGAGCAATGGGTTGGTATGGAATGGCAATGGTAGATGTTCTTGATTTTCTTCCAAAATATCATCCTGGAAGAGCGAAATTAATTTCGTACTTAAAATCGTACAGCGATGCCGTAATTAAAGTTCAAGACAAAGATAGTGGACTTTGGTATCAGGTTTTGGATAAATCGGGTGAAAAAGGAAACTATACCGAAGCAACAGCTTCCTCAATGTTTGTATATACAATGATAAAATCAGTTAACAACGGTTACCTTCCAAAATCATATAAAAAAGCTGCTCAAAAAGGGTATAATGGAATCATCAAAAATCTTATTTCTGTAGATGAAAACGGTATTGTAAATCTTAATAAATGCTGTGCTGTTGCAGGATTAGGTGGAACGCCTTACAGAGATGGGTCTTATGAATATTACGTAAACGAAGAAATCCGCTCTAACGATGCAAAAGGAACTGGCCCATTTATCCTGGCAAGTTTAGAATTTGAAAACTCTAAAAATTAA
- a CDS encoding pectinesterase family protein yields the protein MFNCQRNIKLILVLIVLICFLSFKTTHQTFVVSKDGKGDFTTIQEAVDATSNLLSAKTVIILKPGIYKEKIIIPETKGAIVMEGENPENTIITYNDYASKKNSEGKEIGTTGSSTIFIFSNDFTAKSISFENSSGKVGQAVAVLTGGDRITFENCKFLGFQDTLYLKGMQDVPAGAKGKISRNYFKNCYIEGTTDYIFGAGTAVFENCTIYSKESASYVTAASTPQENAYGFVFINCKITGHAVEHSVYLGRPWRPFAKTVYIDCTIDSTIKPEGWHNWNKPEAEKTTFYAEYNSKGNGANASKRVSWSHQLTKAERKNYTRDYVLKGKDNWRVQKDLK from the coding sequence ATGTTTAATTGTCAGCGAAATATAAAACTAATATTGGTTTTAATAGTTTTAATATGCTTTCTTTCTTTCAAAACCACTCATCAGACGTTTGTGGTTTCAAAGGACGGAAAGGGTGATTTCACGACCATACAAGAAGCAGTTGACGCCACTTCAAATCTATTATCTGCTAAGACTGTAATCATTCTCAAACCAGGAATTTACAAAGAGAAAATTATCATTCCGGAAACCAAAGGAGCAATCGTAATGGAGGGAGAAAACCCGGAAAATACCATTATAACATATAATGATTATGCCTCAAAAAAGAATTCTGAAGGTAAAGAGATAGGAACTACCGGTTCTTCTACGATTTTTATTTTTTCCAATGACTTTACAGCAAAAAGTATTTCTTTTGAAAACAGCTCAGGAAAAGTAGGTCAGGCAGTGGCAGTTCTGACAGGTGGTGACCGAATTACTTTTGAAAACTGTAAATTTTTAGGATTTCAGGATACGCTCTATCTTAAAGGAATGCAGGATGTACCAGCGGGTGCCAAGGGAAAAATTTCCCGAAATTATTTTAAAAACTGTTATATCGAAGGTACAACAGACTATATTTTCGGTGCAGGAACAGCTGTTTTTGAAAATTGTACAATCTATTCAAAAGAAAGTGCCAGCTATGTAACCGCTGCCTCTACTCCACAGGAAAATGCTTATGGCTTCGTTTTCATCAACTGCAAAATAACTGGTCATGCAGTAGAACATTCAGTATATCTGGGTAGACCATGGAGACCCTTTGCTAAGACTGTCTATATCGATTGTACAATTGATTCAACCATAAAACCAGAAGGTTGGCATAATTGGAATAAACCGGAGGCAGAGAAAACAACTTTTTATGCAGAATATAATTCTAAAGGAAATGGAGCAAATGCTTCAAAAAGAGTTTCGTGGTCTCATCAGCTGACCAAAGCTGAAAGAAAAAACTATACAAGAGACTATGTTCTCAAAGGAAAGGATAACTGGAGAGTGCAAAAGGATCTCAAATAA
- a CDS encoding SusC/RagA family TonB-linked outer membrane protein — translation MDKRVQSIKWLYLTVFLLPVLGLAQEKEKNKEKETKIDEVVLVGYTKVSKKDVTNAVGSVKAEDMKDMPVNNAAEAIQGRVAGVQITASEGSPGAEVDIKVRGGTSITQSNSPLYIVDGIQMDNALSILSPKEIESIEVLKDAASTSIYGARGANGVVLITTKGGRKRAATSINYSGYTGVRKIMNQIPVLSPQDFVMYQYELYYKGDIQSDKDIFDARYGTYDQLADKYGSIKKRDWQKELFGKEAFNFTHNINITGGSDKSAFSLTLNHVEEDGIMLNSGFRRSMANFKYDYDVSKKVKIGFNTRYSRSLISGAGTSASGSQGTNRLRNAVRYQPFEGGSNVPVDDFDPNYATNTNLVNPLLLNDSEVRNNSTNDLLLNAYFNYNITKDLTFRSVIGYVQKDNAVDQFWGSITNDARANNNQPIVQLTRSQTRRITNTNTLNYTKKFGNHKIDLLLGEETVQTDGESSNTYVKWLPSSILPNEAFANIQSAIPPSGMIQDAPRTAALAPDRLVSFFGRANYIFDNKYIATLSIRTDGTNVFAPKNRWGTFPALSLAWKLKQENFLKDKEWLEELKLRFGYGLAGNNRIPAFLYDTFFTTSTDYGYTFGSGVTPGATTGNTLKNQNVKWEATVSKNIGIDFGFFKGRLYGSVDAYITDTKDLLILAKIPQTSGYEYQYQNSGKTQNKGIEFTMGGILINKENFSWKTDFNISANRNVIKSLGSNASASNSYYLAASGWVNSLYDFIVKVGNPIGTYYGYVTEGRYELNDFDYNPSTHVYTLKAGIPSNSAIALGSKAVQPGDLKLRDINGDGQITTDDQTDLGSSQPKFFGGFNQTFRYKNWDMSLFFNFSVGNKVYNANKIEFSTQFQYRDNNMLAEVADRWKWFGPDGVKVTDPAALAALNANTTMWTPPSGNYILHSYAIEDGSFLRLNNLTIGYTLPKGALESAFIKNLRIYATVNNVFTITGYSGYDPEASTRRNPLTPGVDYAAYPRSRFILTGVDITF, via the coding sequence ATGGATAAAAGAGTACAATCTATAAAGTGGTTATATTTAACTGTTTTTCTACTTCCGGTCCTTGGTCTGGCTCAAGAAAAAGAAAAGAATAAAGAAAAGGAAACCAAAATCGATGAAGTGGTTTTGGTAGGATATACCAAAGTTTCTAAGAAAGACGTTACCAATGCTGTAGGCTCAGTAAAGGCTGAAGATATGAAGGATATGCCTGTAAACAATGCTGCAGAGGCCATTCAGGGAAGAGTAGCTGGTGTACAGATTACGGCAAGTGAGGGTTCACCAGGAGCAGAGGTAGATATCAAGGTAAGAGGTGGAACTTCTATTACACAAAGCAATTCTCCTTTATATATCGTAGATGGAATCCAGATGGATAATGCATTGTCTATTCTATCTCCTAAAGAAATCGAATCAATTGAGGTACTGAAAGATGCTGCTTCCACTTCGATCTATGGAGCCAGAGGTGCCAATGGTGTTGTTCTGATCACCACAAAAGGTGGTCGTAAAAGAGCAGCAACCTCTATTAACTACAGTGGATATACTGGAGTTAGAAAGATTATGAATCAAATTCCTGTATTAAGCCCACAGGACTTTGTAATGTATCAGTATGAACTTTATTATAAAGGAGATATTCAGAGTGACAAAGACATTTTTGACGCAAGATATGGAACCTATGACCAACTTGCGGATAAGTATGGCTCCATCAAAAAAAGAGATTGGCAAAAAGAACTTTTTGGAAAAGAAGCCTTCAACTTTACCCACAATATCAATATTACAGGCGGTTCTGATAAATCAGCATTTTCATTAACGTTAAATCATGTAGAAGAAGACGGAATTATGCTTAATTCAGGTTTTAGAAGAAGCATGGCCAATTTTAAATATGATTATGATGTAAGTAAGAAGGTTAAGATAGGATTTAACACCAGATACAGCCGATCCCTAATTTCGGGTGCAGGAACTTCAGCATCCGGGTCACAAGGAACCAACAGATTGAGAAATGCAGTAAGATACCAGCCTTTTGAGGGCGGAAGCAATGTTCCTGTAGATGACTTTGATCCTAATTATGCAACAAATACCAATCTTGTTAATCCTCTTCTTCTTAATGACAGTGAAGTAAGAAATAACAGCACAAACGACTTATTGTTAAACGCTTACTTTAATTATAATATTACAAAAGATCTTACCTTCCGATCGGTCATAGGATATGTACAAAAAGACAATGCTGTTGATCAATTCTGGGGAAGCATTACAAACGATGCAAGAGCTAATAATAACCAGCCTATTGTACAGTTAACCAGATCTCAAACCAGGAGAATCACGAACACCAATACATTAAATTACACAAAAAAATTCGGAAATCATAAAATCGATTTACTATTGGGTGAAGAAACTGTTCAGACAGACGGTGAATCTTCCAATACATATGTAAAATGGCTACCGAGTTCTATTTTGCCTAATGAAGCATTTGCTAACATCCAGTCCGCCATCCCACCATCAGGAATGATTCAGGATGCCCCTAGAACAGCTGCGCTGGCACCAGACCGATTGGTTTCATTTTTTGGACGGGCCAACTATATTTTCGATAATAAATATATAGCCACCCTTTCCATAAGAACAGACGGAACAAACGTCTTTGCCCCAAAAAACAGATGGGGAACCTTTCCTGCCCTCTCATTAGCATGGAAGCTTAAACAGGAAAATTTCCTTAAGGATAAAGAGTGGCTGGAAGAACTTAAGCTGCGTTTTGGATATGGTTTAGCAGGAAACAACAGAATTCCCGCATTCCTGTATGATACATTCTTTACCACTTCTACTGATTATGGATACACTTTCGGAAGTGGTGTAACTCCAGGAGCAACGACAGGAAATACGTTGAAAAATCAAAATGTAAAATGGGAGGCAACGGTATCTAAAAACATAGGTATTGACTTTGGTTTTTTCAAGGGCAGATTATATGGTAGTGTGGATGCATATATTACAGACACTAAAGATCTTTTAATCTTAGCTAAAATTCCTCAGACCTCAGGATATGAATATCAGTATCAGAATTCAGGGAAAACTCAGAATAAAGGTATTGAATTTACCATGGGAGGAATTCTCATTAATAAAGAAAACTTCTCATGGAAAACAGACTTCAACATTTCTGCCAATAGAAATGTGATCAAAAGTTTAGGTTCCAACGCCTCTGCAAGTAATAGTTATTATCTTGCTGCTTCAGGATGGGTAAACAGTTTATATGACTTTATCGTAAAGGTGGGTAACCCTATCGGAACTTATTACGGATATGTAACGGAAGGAAGATATGAGCTCAATGATTTCGACTATAACCCTTCAACTCATGTATATACATTAAAAGCTGGAATCCCAAGTAACAGTGCTATTGCACTAGGTTCTAAAGCAGTACAGCCAGGTGACTTGAAACTTAGAGATATTAACGGTGACGGTCAGATCACTACAGATGACCAGACTGATTTGGGCAGTTCCCAGCCTAAGTTCTTTGGAGGGTTCAATCAGACTTTCCGGTACAAAAACTGGGATATGAGTTTATTCTTTAATTTCTCTGTAGGAAATAAAGTGTATAATGCCAATAAAATTGAGTTTTCAACACAGTTTCAATATAGAGATAACAATATGCTTGCTGAAGTGGCTGACCGATGGAAATGGTTTGGGCCAGACGGTGTAAAAGTTACAGATCCTGCTGCATTAGCTGCATTGAATGCCAATACAACAATGTGGACTCCCCCATCCGGTAACTATATTCTGCATTCTTATGCTATTGAAGATGGCTCTTTCTTAAGATTAAATAACCTTACGATCGGATATACCCTTCCAAAAGGGGCACTGGAAAGCGCATTTATTAAAAATCTAAGAATTTATGCCACTGTTAATAATGTATTTACCATTACAGGATATTCAGGATATGACCCTGAAGCAAGTACGAGGAGAAATCCTCTGACTCCGGGTGTAGATTATGCCGCTTATCCTCGCAGCAGATTTATTTTAACGGGAGTTGATATCACCTTTTAA